In Callospermophilus lateralis isolate mCalLat2 chromosome 4, mCalLat2.hap1, whole genome shotgun sequence, one genomic interval encodes:
- the Mief1 gene encoding mitochondrial dynamics protein MIEF1 isoform X1 — protein sequence MAGAGERKGKKDDNGIGTAIDFVLSNARLVLGVGGAAMLGIATLAVKRMYDRAISAPTSPTRLSHSGKRSWEEPNWMGSPRLLNKDMKTGLSRSLQTLPTDSLAFDTDTFCPPRPKPLARKGQVDLKKSRLRMSLQEKLLTYYRNRAAIPAGEQARAKQAAVDICAELRSFLRAKLPDMPLRDMYLSGSLYDDLQVVTADHIQLIVPLVLEQNLWSCIPGEDTIMNVPGFFLVRRENPEYFPRGSSYWDRCVVGGYLSPKTVADTFEKVVAGSINWPAIGSLLDYVIRPAPPPEALTLEVQYERDKHLVIDFLPSVTLGDTVLVARPHRLAQYDNLWRLSLRPAETARLRALDQADSGCRSLCLKILKAICKSTPALGPLTASQLTNVILHLAQEEADWSPDMLADRFLQALRGLISYLEAGVLPSALNPKVNLFAELTPGEIDELGYTLYCSLSEPEVLLQT from the exons ATGGCAGGCGCTGGTGAGCGCAAAGGCAAGAAGGATGACAATGGCATTGGCACAGCCATTGATTTTGTGCTCTCCAATGCCCGGCTGGTGCTGGGGGTGGGTGGAGCAGCCATGCTGGGCATCGCCACACTGGCGGTTAAGCGG ATGTATGACCGGGCAATCAGTGCCCCAACCAGTCCCACCCGCCTGAGTCATTCAGGGAAAAGGAGCTGGGAAGAACCAAACTGGATGGGCTCCCCCCGACTGCTGAACAAGGATATGAAGACAGGCCTGAGCCGGTCCCTACAGACCCTTCCCACAGACTCTTTGGCCTTTGACACAG ATACATTCTGCCCGCCCCGGCCCAAGCCATTGGCCCGGAAGGGCCAGGTAGACTTGAAGAAGTCACGACTCCGCATGTCCCTGCAGGAGAAACTTCTTACTTACTACCGGAACCGGGCAGCCATCCCTGCTGGAGAGCAGGCTCGGGCCAAGCAAGCTGCCGTGGACATATGTGCTGAGCTCCGGAGCTTCCTACGGGCCAAGTTGCCTGACATGCCACTTCGGGACATGTATTTGAGTGGCAGCCTCTACGATGACCTGCAG GTGGTGACAGCCGACCACATCCAACTCATTGTGCCCCTTGTGCTGGAGCAGAACCTGTGGTCATGCATCCCTGGTGAGGACACGATCATGAACGTCCCTGGCTTCTTCCTGGTTCGTCGTGAGAATCCAGAGTACTTTCCTCGTGGTAGCAGTTACTGGGACCGCTGTGTTGTCGGGGGCTACCTCTCCCCAAAGACAGTAGCAGACACTTTTGAAAAGGTTGTGGCTGGCTCTATTAACTGGCCGGCCATCGGGTCCCTCTTGGACTATGTAATCCGGCCAGCTCCACCTCCAGAGGCCCTGACACTTGAAGTGCAGTATGAGCGGGACAAACATCTTGTCATTGACTTCCTGCCATCAGTGACCCTTGGTGACACTGTCTTGGTGGCCAGACCACACCGGCTAGCCCAGTATGACAACCTGTGGCGGCTGAGCCTGCGTCCTGCTGAGACAGCGCGTCTGCGGGCTTTGGACCAGGCTGATTCAGGCTGCCGATCGCTGTGCCTCAAGATACTCAAGGCCATATGCAAGTCCACTCCAGCTCTGGGCCCCCTCACTGCCAGCCAGCTAACCAATGTCATCCTCCACCTGGCCCAGGAGGAGGCTGACTGGTCTCCAGATATGCTAGCTGACCGTTTCCTGCAGGCTCTGAGGGGACTCATCAGCTACTTAGAGGCAGGAGTCCTGCCCAGTGCCCTAAACCCCAAGGTGAACTTATTTGCAGAGCTCACCCCTGGAGAAATAGACGAATTGGGATATACTCTCTATTGCTCATTGTCTGAGCCGGAAGTGCTGCTGCAGACGTAG
- the Atf4 gene encoding cyclic AMP-dependent transcription factor ATF-4 gives MTEMSFLSSEVLAGDLMSPFDQSGLGAEESLGLLDDYLEVAKHFKPHGFSGDKAKAGSSEWLAVDGLVDASDTGKEDAFSGTDWMLEKMDLKEFDFDALLSIDDLETMPDELLATLYDTCDLLPPLVQETNKEPPQVVNLIGHLPESSKTDQVAPFTFFQPLSLSSGDLSSTQDHSFSLELGSEVDISEGEKKPDSAAYGTMIPQCVKEEDGPSDNDSGICMSPESYLGSPQHSPSTSKGSPNVSLPSPGGPCGSNRPKPYDPPGDKMVIAKVKGEKLDKKLKKMEQNKTAATRYRQKKRAEQEALTGECKELEKKNEALKEKADSLAKEIQYLKDLIEEVRKARGKKRVPQ, from the exons ATGACCGAGATGAGCTTCCTGAGCAGCGAGGTGTTGGCGGGGGACTTGATGTCCCCCTTCGACCAGTCGGGTTTGGGGGCTGAAGAAAGCCTAGGTCTCCTAGATGACTACCTGGAGGTGGCCAAGCACTTCAAACCTCATGGGTTCTCCGGCGACAAGGCTAAGGCGGGCTCCTCCGAGTGGCTGGCTGTGGATGGGTTGGTCGATGCCTCAGACACTGGCAAGG AGGATGCCTTCTCCGGGACAGATTGGATGTTGGAGAAAATGGATCTGAAGGAGTTTGACTTTGATGCCCTGTTGAGTATAGATGACCTGGAAACCATGCCAGATGAGCTTTTGGCCACGTTGTATGATACATGTGATCTCCTTCCCCCCCTAGTCCAGGAGACTAATAAGGAGCCACCCCAGGTAGTGAACCTAATTGGCCATCTCCCAGAAAGTTCAAAAACAGACCAGGTTGCCCCTTTCACATTCTTTCAACCTCTTTCCCTTTCCTCTGGGGATCTTTCGTCCACTCAAGACCATTCCTTTAGCTTAGAGCTCGGCAGTGAAGTGGATATCTCTGAAGGAGAGAAGAAGCCCGACTCTGCTGCTTATGGTACTATGATCCCTCAGTGTGTCAAGGAGGAAGATGGCCCCTCAGATAATGACAGTGGCATCTGCATGAGCCCAGAGTCCTACCTGGGCTCTCCCCAGCATAGCCCTTCTACCTCTAAGGGCTCTCCTAATGTCAGCCTGCCATCTCCAGGTGGCCCTTGTGGGTCTAACCGCCCCAAACCTTATGACCCTCCTGGGGATAAAATGGTTATAGCAAAAGTAAAAGGTGAGAAGCTGgataaaaagttgaaaaaaatggAGCAAAACAAGACAGCAGCCACCAGGTACCGCCAGAAGAAGAGGGCAGAACAGGAAGCACTCACTGGTGAGTGTAAAGAGCTAGAAAAGAAGAATGAGGCTCTGAAAGAGAAGGCAGATTCTTTGGCCAAGGAGATCCAATATCTGAAAGATTTGATAGAAGAGGTCCGCAaggcaagggggaaaaaaagggtcCCTCAGTAG
- the Mief1 gene encoding mitochondrial dynamics protein MIEF1 isoform X2, with protein sequence MYDRAISAPTSPTRLSHSGKRSWEEPNWMGSPRLLNKDMKTGLSRSLQTLPTDSLAFDTDTFCPPRPKPLARKGQVDLKKSRLRMSLQEKLLTYYRNRAAIPAGEQARAKQAAVDICAELRSFLRAKLPDMPLRDMYLSGSLYDDLQVVTADHIQLIVPLVLEQNLWSCIPGEDTIMNVPGFFLVRRENPEYFPRGSSYWDRCVVGGYLSPKTVADTFEKVVAGSINWPAIGSLLDYVIRPAPPPEALTLEVQYERDKHLVIDFLPSVTLGDTVLVARPHRLAQYDNLWRLSLRPAETARLRALDQADSGCRSLCLKILKAICKSTPALGPLTASQLTNVILHLAQEEADWSPDMLADRFLQALRGLISYLEAGVLPSALNPKVNLFAELTPGEIDELGYTLYCSLSEPEVLLQT encoded by the exons ATGTATGACCGGGCAATCAGTGCCCCAACCAGTCCCACCCGCCTGAGTCATTCAGGGAAAAGGAGCTGGGAAGAACCAAACTGGATGGGCTCCCCCCGACTGCTGAACAAGGATATGAAGACAGGCCTGAGCCGGTCCCTACAGACCCTTCCCACAGACTCTTTGGCCTTTGACACAG ATACATTCTGCCCGCCCCGGCCCAAGCCATTGGCCCGGAAGGGCCAGGTAGACTTGAAGAAGTCACGACTCCGCATGTCCCTGCAGGAGAAACTTCTTACTTACTACCGGAACCGGGCAGCCATCCCTGCTGGAGAGCAGGCTCGGGCCAAGCAAGCTGCCGTGGACATATGTGCTGAGCTCCGGAGCTTCCTACGGGCCAAGTTGCCTGACATGCCACTTCGGGACATGTATTTGAGTGGCAGCCTCTACGATGACCTGCAG GTGGTGACAGCCGACCACATCCAACTCATTGTGCCCCTTGTGCTGGAGCAGAACCTGTGGTCATGCATCCCTGGTGAGGACACGATCATGAACGTCCCTGGCTTCTTCCTGGTTCGTCGTGAGAATCCAGAGTACTTTCCTCGTGGTAGCAGTTACTGGGACCGCTGTGTTGTCGGGGGCTACCTCTCCCCAAAGACAGTAGCAGACACTTTTGAAAAGGTTGTGGCTGGCTCTATTAACTGGCCGGCCATCGGGTCCCTCTTGGACTATGTAATCCGGCCAGCTCCACCTCCAGAGGCCCTGACACTTGAAGTGCAGTATGAGCGGGACAAACATCTTGTCATTGACTTCCTGCCATCAGTGACCCTTGGTGACACTGTCTTGGTGGCCAGACCACACCGGCTAGCCCAGTATGACAACCTGTGGCGGCTGAGCCTGCGTCCTGCTGAGACAGCGCGTCTGCGGGCTTTGGACCAGGCTGATTCAGGCTGCCGATCGCTGTGCCTCAAGATACTCAAGGCCATATGCAAGTCCACTCCAGCTCTGGGCCCCCTCACTGCCAGCCAGCTAACCAATGTCATCCTCCACCTGGCCCAGGAGGAGGCTGACTGGTCTCCAGATATGCTAGCTGACCGTTTCCTGCAGGCTCTGAGGGGACTCATCAGCTACTTAGAGGCAGGAGTCCTGCCCAGTGCCCTAAACCCCAAGGTGAACTTATTTGCAGAGCTCACCCCTGGAGAAATAGACGAATTGGGATATACTCTCTATTGCTCATTGTCTGAGCCGGAAGTGCTGCTGCAGACGTAG
- the Mief1 gene encoding mitochondrial dynamics protein MIEF1 isoform X3, translating into MPLRDMYLSGSLYDDLQVVTADHIQLIVPLVLEQNLWSCIPGEDTIMNVPGFFLVRRENPEYFPRGSSYWDRCVVGGYLSPKTVADTFEKVVAGSINWPAIGSLLDYVIRPAPPPEALTLEVQYERDKHLVIDFLPSVTLGDTVLVARPHRLAQYDNLWRLSLRPAETARLRALDQADSGCRSLCLKILKAICKSTPALGPLTASQLTNVILHLAQEEADWSPDMLADRFLQALRGLISYLEAGVLPSALNPKVNLFAELTPGEIDELGYTLYCSLSEPEVLLQT; encoded by the exons ATGCCACTTCGGGACATGTATTTGAGTGGCAGCCTCTACGATGACCTGCAG GTGGTGACAGCCGACCACATCCAACTCATTGTGCCCCTTGTGCTGGAGCAGAACCTGTGGTCATGCATCCCTGGTGAGGACACGATCATGAACGTCCCTGGCTTCTTCCTGGTTCGTCGTGAGAATCCAGAGTACTTTCCTCGTGGTAGCAGTTACTGGGACCGCTGTGTTGTCGGGGGCTACCTCTCCCCAAAGACAGTAGCAGACACTTTTGAAAAGGTTGTGGCTGGCTCTATTAACTGGCCGGCCATCGGGTCCCTCTTGGACTATGTAATCCGGCCAGCTCCACCTCCAGAGGCCCTGACACTTGAAGTGCAGTATGAGCGGGACAAACATCTTGTCATTGACTTCCTGCCATCAGTGACCCTTGGTGACACTGTCTTGGTGGCCAGACCACACCGGCTAGCCCAGTATGACAACCTGTGGCGGCTGAGCCTGCGTCCTGCTGAGACAGCGCGTCTGCGGGCTTTGGACCAGGCTGATTCAGGCTGCCGATCGCTGTGCCTCAAGATACTCAAGGCCATATGCAAGTCCACTCCAGCTCTGGGCCCCCTCACTGCCAGCCAGCTAACCAATGTCATCCTCCACCTGGCCCAGGAGGAGGCTGACTGGTCTCCAGATATGCTAGCTGACCGTTTCCTGCAGGCTCTGAGGGGACTCATCAGCTACTTAGAGGCAGGAGTCCTGCCCAGTGCCCTAAACCCCAAGGTGAACTTATTTGCAGAGCTCACCCCTGGAGAAATAGACGAATTGGGATATACTCTCTATTGCTCATTGTCTGAGCCGGAAGTGCTGCTGCAGACGTAG
- the Rps19bp1 gene encoding active regulator of SIRT1, with product MSAALLRRGLELLAESEASRAAPNQAKPSGARLKRARKAKACQAQKLRNSAKGKVPKSALAEYQKRECQNHLRTNLKFMTSKRSTVEESVTQQILRQNRGRKACDRPVAKTKKKKVAEGTVFTEEDFQKFQQEYFGS from the exons ATGTCGGCCGCGTTGCTGCGAAGGGGTCTCGAGCTGCTGGCGGAATCCGAGg CCTCCCGGGCCGCGCCAAACCAGGCCAAGCCGAGCGGAGCTCGGCTGAAGCGGGCTCGGAAGGCGAAGGCTTGCCAGGCCCAGAAACTGCGAAACTCAGCCAAGGGAAAGGTGCCCAAATCGGCGCTGG CTGAGTACCAGAAGCGAGAGTGTCAAAACCACCTCAGAACAAACCTGAAGTTTATGACCAGCAAGAGAAGCACGGTAGAGGAGTCTGTGACCCAACAG ATTCTGCGCCAAAACCGGGGCCGCAAGGCCTGTGACCGGCCTGTGGCCAAGACTAAGAAGAAGAAGGTAGCCGAGGGTACTGTGTTCACTGAGGAAGACTTCCAGAAGTTCCAACAAGAATACTTTGGCAGCTAG